One Halobacterium wangiae genomic window, CGGTCGGCGTCGTCGGCGCGATCAGCGACAACGCCGTGTTAGCGGCGCTCCGGCTCGGCTTCGGCGTGCCGGAGATGTGGGCGAAGGCCGCCGGCGTCGAGACGGCTATCCTCGTGATGTTCCTCGTCAACGAGCACTGGACGTTCGCGGACGAGGGGGCGACCGGGAGCGGCGCGTTCGCGCGCCGTCTCGGGACGTCCCACCTCGTGCGCTCGGGGGGCGTCGCCGTCCAGCTGGCGGTGTACTGGCTGCTCACGCAGTGGCTCGCCGTGACGCTCGTCGTCGCCGGCACCGACCTCTGGTTCCTCGCGGCGAGCCCGCTGGCCATCGCGGCCGCGATGCTCGTCAACTACGTCTTCGAGAGCGTCTTCACCTGGCAGGTCCACCGGGACGAGCCCGCGTAGGCCGGTCGGCCACGACCAGTCAGCCCGCGTAGCGGTCCACGGTGGTCTTTTCTGCGAGCCGCCAGTACCACACCCATGGACGAACAGGCGGGCACCGGCACCGCGTTCTGGGCGGACGCCGACGATGCCGAGATCCTGCAGCACTACCGGACGCTGGTGAATCTGGTCGACGACGGCATCTACCAGATCGACACCCGCGGGCGGTTCGTCGCGGTCAACGACGCAATCGTGGAGCTGACGGGGTACGCCCGCGAGGAGCTG contains:
- a CDS encoding GtrA family protein; protein product: MSSGDRLRGVVPERFDSLVSGARFGQFVSVGVVGAISDNAVLAALRLGFGVPEMWAKAAGVETAILVMFLVNEHWTFADEGATGSGAFARRLGTSHLVRSGGVAVQLAVYWLLTQWLAVTLVVAGTDLWFLAASPLAIAAAMLVNYVFESVFTWQVHRDEPA